One genomic window of Rhizomicrobium sp. includes the following:
- a CDS encoding DUF2849 domain-containing protein — MAKIQDPQMLTANRLVDGDVLYWKGGDWVLTLAAGDVFADPRDAEAALAAAQKYVTGNVVVAPYLFDVKLVGGVVRPVKEREIIRAAGPTVRLDLGKQSA, encoded by the coding sequence ATGGCCAAAATCCAGGACCCGCAGATGCTGACCGCGAACCGTCTGGTCGACGGGGACGTTCTGTATTGGAAGGGTGGCGACTGGGTGCTGACGCTGGCGGCGGGCGACGTGTTCGCCGATCCGCGGGATGCCGAGGCCGCGCTGGCGGCGGCGCAGAAATATGTGACCGGGAACGTGGTGGTGGCCCCCTATCTGTTCGACGTGAAGCTGGTCGGCGGCGTCGTCAGGCCGGTCAAGGAGCGCGAGATCATCCGCGCCGCCGGTCCGACGGTCAGGCTGGATCTGGGAAAGCAGTCGGCGTGA